The DNA window TTACATTCAAGAAAGTATTAAATGACGACTGTATTTCTGGAAAGAGAACAAAGAACTGAGATGTAGACTAATTGTAAAACTTTTTATTTCCCGAAGTAAAGAGTAACCACCCAAATTGGTCTCTAAGGAATTTCTGATTGGGTCACTTTGGTCTTCAATACATTTTTATTACTCTAGAAGTTCTCAAAACAGATTGGTAACTCTATAAAAGAGACTAATTTGTCTTACAATAATGTTTTCTTTAAACCTAATTGCCTTATAATGAAActtattaggaatttatttGTCTAATAcgcatattaaaaattttattgaaagcAATAGAGAGTCTAATCTATCTGATGGAAGTGATTTTTGGGGGCTTCCAgagtaataaaaatttattagaaatcACAATGTCGAATCTGAAATTCGTTGGGACTAATTTGAGTGCTTATTTAAAGAAATTTCATTAGAAAAGAAAGAGATTGCAAAGAGGATCAGAAATCCTCATGCATTCTATGCTGATAAACCATGTTTCAACTATTCCTATTTCTTTGTACGGTGGATAAAGAAACACCATGAAACAGAACATGCGAAGAGCAACAAAGGGATGCCCAAAAATGAGTCATAATTATTCACACATTTGATTACTTTCACATTGTAAAAAGTAAGTCTACACATCTACACTTCTACAAAGCACAACAAAATGTCCCAAACATGCTGCAACTCGTCTCAGTAGTCAACTTCTACTCTTGAATAAGTTCTCACTAAGTTCAGGAATCACTGAACATGTTGCAGTTAATACCACAACTGTTAATGAGTTCAGCCAACATTTATTAGAGAAAAAAGATATCAACTAACCATGGCAACATAGCTATTATCAATTTTGATTTGATGTATATAAGATAGTTACTCTCCtttacaaacaaaattttaaaacaagatCACCAGAAGAAAGCCCTGTTATCCATATCCTCAACGCACCATAGTATCCCTTATTTAGATAAGCTTAAAGTGAAAACGTATTGACTTCGGAAAAATacaatcttttcaaaatataagAAGTAGCGGAACttttatcattatatataaCAAAACCAACAGGATACAATAAACCACTTGGGGATTTCCATCTGAGATTACAACCTCTGATGCCTCAGTAACAGCTGCAATAACAAACCCAGCCAAGCCATAGCCAGAACCAAGTTCAATAACTTTTTTAGACCTAAGATAATTTAAATTCATACATAAACATCATAACAGAGCAAAGTGAGAAAAAGATGCTAGTAAATAGAGCAACAAAATTCAAAGTAAACTTGAATAAAATCTTCAAGAAAGAAATATAGTTTTTTGAACCTGAATATATCTGCTTGCGACAAGCAAAAGTGAGCAAGAACATCTTCCGAAGGCCAATTACCTGCAGAAGACATCATGATTTATAGGTACAAACTGTATCAATAAAAGACCAAGATCatgttttataattattcaAAAGTAATTAGTTGTCTGCGAATTCAAATACACACTAAGTATTTTGAGGATGATATAAAAGGAACCTACAGACAAGGCCAGTGTTGTCAATGTTGTATCTGTTGCATATCTCAAAATCACTGAGCTGAGCATGGTTTTCCACTCTTTGTCTGCACAACCAAAATATGCCGCATTATCATTCAAGCAAATTAAATATTCAACCAAGAAAGTCACATGGGAATGAGATTGACATTGACTTCTATAAAAacaacatacacaccacaaGAAGAATCAATTCAAACAAACGAATCCTTGACACAATTTAACTTTTAAGAAACAATTTTCTATGATTCACAGAAAGCAAGCAATCTCACTAATTGAAACAAAAGCCTGATACATATGAGCTCAACTAAACTAAATATTACTACTACATTGTGAacataactaaattaattaacaaattttcCAGCAAACAACACTAAGAACTCACGTCAAAAACAGTTGCGGAGAGCCAGGGACAGGAAGAGTGTAACAAACTCGCATATCCATGGTGGAACCGTTGCTTTTATTGGAGTCACATTCATCATCAGCATTCACTTTCACTTCATGACAGTGTATCAAATTGAATCCATGCGTTGTTCTTCTCGAAATTCTCTTAATACGCGTTTCAGATTCCTCATCTGCCAGGAATTGAAAAAAAGTAAGTCGGAAGAGTTGAATTACGTGGCTTAGGATGAGAATTGCGAGGGAGAAGAGCGTGGCGGAGGATCTGCCATCTCACAGAGG is part of the Arachis duranensis cultivar V14167 chromosome 1, aradu.V14167.gnm2.J7QH, whole genome shotgun sequence genome and encodes:
- the LOC107476555 gene encoding calmodulin-lysine N-methyltransferase, encoding MESSRTKEKASSVRWQILRHALLPRNSHPKPHEESETRIKRISRRTTHGFNLIHCHEVKVNADDECDSNKSNGSTMDMRVCYTLPVPGSPQLFLTQRVENHAQLSDFEICNRYNIDNTGLVCNWPSEDVLAHFCLSQADIFRSKKVIELGSGYGLAGFVIAAVTEASEVVISDGNPQVVYYTQRNIEANSRAFGDTVVKSMRLHWDQEDNIADTFDIIVASDCTFFKDFHGGLVRIVKRLLSKSASSEAIFLSPKRGNSLDLFLGVVEENGLNFSVTEKYDTEVWKRHEGFLNGENRTSWPSYEKDHCYPLLIRITL